The following are encoded together in the Cicer arietinum cultivar CDC Frontier isolate Library 1 chromosome 2, Cicar.CDCFrontier_v2.0, whole genome shotgun sequence genome:
- the LOC105851232 gene encoding uncharacterized protein: MANDAWFQLFPHPKVENLVAPASNNYPICLYHEPAHNVMTPRRHRHFKFENVWLIEPKVEELIQTSWLVGRDISILSKLNNCDVNIMHWNKTNGDKRRKEIEKCKQKLARTRTLASSENLNYFLALRKRLVYLLVQDEIFWSQRAKSFWL; encoded by the coding sequence ATGGCAAATGATGCATGGTTCCAACTGTTTCCACATCCCAAGGTGGAGAACTTAGTTGCACCTGCTTCAAATAATTATCCTATCTGTTTGTATCATGAACCCGCACATAATGTTATGACTCCTCGCCGTCACCGTCACTTTAAATTTGAGAATGTATGGTTGATAGAGCCTAAAGTTGAAGAACTCATTCAAACATCTTGGCTAGTTGGGCGCGATATTAGTATACTATCTAAGCTAAATAACTGTGATGTGAACATTATGCATTGGAACAAGACGAATGGagataaaagaagaaaagagaTTGAGAAATGTAAACAAAAGCTTGCTAGAACCCGGACACTAGCTAGTtcagaaaatttaaattattttttagctCTTCGAAAACGTTTGGTTTATCTTTTGGTGCAGGATGAAATCTTTTGGAGCCAACGTGCAAAATCGTTTTGGTTATAa